Genomic DNA from Marinobacter sp. LV10MA510-1:
GTGGTGCGGTGCTCGGCGCGAATGTGCGCTGGGCACTGGCTTTGTGGCTGAACGCCAGCCATCACCATGTGCCGCTGGGCACGTTGGTGGCAAATATGGCCGGTGGCTGGCTGGCGGGTTTGTTGCTGGCCTGGTTCAGCCACAGTTCCAGCCTGTCACCGGAGTGGCGCTTGTTTGCCATAACCGGCCTGTGTGGC
This window encodes:
- the crcB gene encoding fluoride efflux transporter CrcB produces the protein MWLSVLAISGGAVLGANVRWALALWLNASHHHVPLGTLVANMAGGWLAGLLLAWFSHSSSLSPEWRLFAITGLCGALTTFSTFSLEMLTALQQGKWGMALVGILAHVCGALLMTAVGFYTVALIKT